In Coleofasciculus chthonoplastes PCC 7420, the genomic window AAAAAGTTACGATAAATGGCTGAGGCAGTCGCATCCGGATACCGAAGACAATTATAGATAACTTTCTTAACAAACTGAAAAATTAGCATCAGGGTTTTCTTTCTTCAGAGCTATATATCACTCCTGTAAATTGTATCTGCTGTCCCAATTAATTGCTTCCTTACCTCCTTAAAAAAATGACAACTGAAGGAAAAGTTCTCGCCATTCTTTTGATGCAATTTAGTCTTACTCCTGTCCCAGCCATGAAAGCAGTGGACGATTGGCTGAAACAGCATCCTCAGGAAAATTGGGACACATTGAAAGACTTATTACACCAGAAAAAAATAACCATGGTTAACGGAAAGCTGACCACGATAACTCAACAGAGTGTTACCAATTCCGGTAATAGTGTTAGCCGAAATCAAGGGGTTCAGCTACGACAACCTCAGCCATCATCGGTGAAAACATTTCGATTTCGTGGGGTCACGTATCATAAAGTTGAAATGCCTCCAATTCAGCACTTTACGATGATTGATCCAACCATTCCACCGGAAGTTTCCCGACCCAACTCTAATGATGATATACCCGCCTCTGATCCCCAAGTTGTGAACTTTCATAAATATGCAGAACGCAAGAAGCGATCGCAGGAAAATCAGTTGAATCAGACAGAGCGATCGCAACAACAGGGGTAATCACAGGGAAACCGTTACCCGTTTTCTTTGAGAAACGCTTCCACCTCGCGTCGGGTGGGTTGAGCCGCGATCGCACCAGGTTTGAGTGTCGTTAATCCACCCACAGCACTGGCGTATTTGACCACATCTCGTGCTGACTCTGGCGTCGCTAGACATGTCAGCCCCTTCTGACAAAGTTGGTGAATAAAGCCCGCGACAAAACCATCACCCGCTCCTGTGGTATCTTGCACATTCATAGTAAAGGGTGAGAAGGTGTCCTCCTGTTCACCGAGACAGTAGGTTATATCTTGATCTCCATTCGTCACCAAAACTCCTTCAACTGAATCTAGACGATGGGTAATCGCCCCTGCATCCGAGGTATCAAAGAATAACTCCCCTTCTTCTTTGGCTATTTTGAGAAAATCGATTTGCTTGACAAATTCCTCAATCAGTGGTTTTGCCTTACTGGGATCTGACCAAAACATGGGACGCCAGTTAATATCCACTAAAACTTTGACATCGTAGCGATTGGCAAGATCCAAGGCTTTATAAATCGCTTGTCGGGTTTGGGGATAGGCTAACTCCAGGGTACCCAACACTAAATAATCAGCTCCTTCAAATAAGGATTCGGGTAACTTCGAGTCGTCAAGGAAGGCGTCAGCAAATTGGGAGGTGTCGAAATCACCAAACCCAGCAAATTCGCGATCGCCCTTTTCTGAGCGCAGGACGTAAACCTGTCGGGTTGGTGCGGTAGGATGGCGCTGAACACCACTACTATCCACCCCGACATCCTCTAATAATTGGACAAGCTGGTTTCCTGGCTCATCAACTCCCACAGCTCCGATAAACGCCGCCGGGGTTCCCAACTTAACCAATGCACAAGCCACATTCGCTGGCGCTCCCCCAGGATAAGGCGTCCAGGATTCAACTTGTTCCAGCGATCGCCCCACCTGATTAGCTAGGCGATCGAATAAAATTTCACCGAGGCAGAGAACACGAGGATTAGTCACGGCAATATACACCTCAACGTTTCCCTCAGACTACCAGAGGCTTAACCTTTGGTTAAAAAGAATCTCTCAAACCAGGATGAGTTATGGCGTGTAGGTATCCCATAGTTCGTTAGAATTAAAAAGGCATAAGTAGATTTACCAAGGGCAAAATACCTATGGCTGGTGGCAAGTCGGATAAGTCTGTTTCTCTCTCAGACCGGGAATTACAAATTGTAGACCTGGTCGCCGCTGGTTTAACCAATCAGGAGATTGCCCAGGACTTGGAAATCAGTAAGCGTACCGTCGATAACCATATTAGTAATATTTTGCAGAAAACCCATACCGATAATCGAGTCGCACTGGTGCGTTGGGCGTTGCAGTGGGGTAAAGTTTGTTTGAATGATATTAACTGTTGTACCTTACCTCCCAAGCCCAATAGTAATGATGAGGTGGTTTCCTAGAACAGAGAGCCGGGGGAGCCATCACGAGACGCGCCATGACCCATCTATGTGTAGGGGCGGGTTTCACGATTAACGGGAAGCTTTTCACCCAGATGTCACTAAACCCGCCCTGTCTAAATTATGTTGTATTCCCTGTTCCCTGACAAATGTTATTGAGCAAACCCTGGTGGAAAATTCCTCTACTAAATCGCTCCGGAGTCATCCGACTCGCTATACTGAGTATCATTCTCTTGATTGTCATTTTTGGCGCATGGTTTCTGATGATCCGAATGCCTGGAGAAAGTTATCACGGTGAACTCCCACCGCTAACCCAGAAAGAAGTCACATTGCAAAATGCCCTTCAGCAAGATGTGGAAAAACTGGCGGGGGAAATTGGACGGCGCAACTATTTGTACTATGACGGTTTAATCGCGGCGACGGATTTTTTGGAACGAGAATTATCACAAGCCGGGTATAAAGTCAAGCGACAGGGATACGAGATTGATAATCAAACGTATTACAATCTTGAAGTTGAAATTATTGGCACTGAAAAACCTCAGGAAATCGTTGTCGTTGGCGGTCATTACGATTCAGTTTATACCAGTCCGGCGGCGAATGATAACGGTACGGGCGCAGCCGCAACCTTAGAATTAGCGCGTTTATTTGCCGGAAAACAGCCAGCTAGAACGCTGCGGTTTGTGGAGTTTGTGAATGAAGAACCGCCATTTTTCCAGACAGATGATATGGGGAGTCTAGTTTATGCTAAACAATGCCGCGATCGCAAGGAGAATATTGTGGCGATGCTGAGTTTAGAAACCATGGGCTACTATTCTAATAAAATTGGTTCTCAGCAATATCCATTTCCCCTAGACCGAATTTATCCATTACAAGGAAATTTTATCGGGTTTATTGGTAATTTAGGGTCAAGAAAACTCGTTCACAACGTCGTTGCATCCTTCCGCCGCCATGCCAAATTTCCCTCTGAGGGCGCGACGTTACCCCATAAGATTCCGGGTGTGGGTTGGTCAGATCAGTGGGCATTTTGGCAGCAGGGGTATCCGGGTGTAATGGTTACGGATACAGCCCCCTTTCGTTATCCTTACTATCATACTGACGAAGATACACCTGATAAAGTAGACTATGAACGATTAGCGCGAGTTGTTGCAGGATTAGAGCAGGTAATTACAGAGTTAGCAGGAAATAAAGTTAGATAACAAAATTCAAGGGTTATAGCAGATAAACTCAGGAAGACGGTTCTGAATCGCACTCCATTCCCTAGCTAGATTCGTTTCCCCCGGACGAATCTTGCGTCCTTTTAGTTCAGGATGACGGGCATAGAAAACGGCATCAGCAACTTCATTCGGACTATAATTAACCACATCATATCCATCCGACTCAGGCGGTTGTTCACAGTCTCGTGGCGTCCACCTCACTTTATCCGCGATCGCGCCGGCTTGTAGTAAGGGCTTTAGCCCTAGATTCGGCTTGTAGTAAGGGCTTTAGCCCTAGATTCGGCTTGTAGTAAGGGCTTTAGCCCTAGATTCGGCTTGTAGCAAGGGCTTTAGCCCTAGATTCGGCTTGTAGTAAGGGCTTTAGCCCTAGATTCGGCTTGTAGTAAGGGCTTTAGCCCTAGATTCGGCTTGTAATAAGGGCTTTAGCCCTAGATTCGGCTTGTAGTAAGGGCTTTAGCCCTAGATTCTACGGTTAAATCGGGCGCACGTCAGTACACCCCTACAATGCTAATCTAGCAAATTAGGTGTGCCACACCGCTACATTTAATAATTCCTGATTAACAATTCATAAATCCGTCCTCGCCTAGTTGATTTACTATTAATAGTGCGTTGTGCCTTTACTCGTTTTATATGATACTCTGCATAAGCAACCTCAAAAAAATTATCCTCTAAGTTTTCATTTTTGGGGTCAGAGTTACTCAAAATCAACTTAGCCCCCTTGTGATCCAGGACTCGAAAAAAATCTCGTAATCTTAATTGTGACGAATCATCAAAGATCTCTTGCGAATAAGATGTAAAATTTGCCGTTTTATTTAGAGGTCTGTAGGGAGGATCAAAATAAACCAAAGAACGATGATCAACAAAAGCTTCAGAGGCGGTAAAATCTCCGTAATGAATCTGAGTATTTTTCAGAATTTGAGCCACCGCTCTCAAGTTATCTGCATGACAAATTTTGGGCTGCTTATAGCGACCGATTGGAACATTAAATTCTCCTTTGGAATTGACTCGGAACAATCCATTAAAACAGGTGCGGTTGAGAAAAATAAGGTGAGCGGTTCTCTCAACCCAGTCTGGGTAATAGGTATGGAAGTCTATTTGTTGACGCTGTAGATTGAATTGAGAGCGAATTTGATAAAAATATTGTTTTCGTTCCTCAGCATCGAAGGATAAATATTTGTCTTGAAGTTTTGACAAAAGTTTAATCAAGTCTTCTACATTTTTCTGAATCGTCTTATACGCTAGAATGAGTTCAGGATTAATATCACAAATAAAAAACTCTTCAATTTTACCCAACTGGGCAATATATAGAAATACTGCGCCACCACCGACAAAGGGTTCAATATATCGATTGATTTTTCCCTGATTTAACTCTTCAGGCAAAAGTTTATCAATTTCTTTAATGAGTTGGCTTTTCCCACCTGCCCATTTCAAAAATGGTCTGGCTCGCATGGAATTTTTCATTAACTAGAGAGATACCTTATAAATCTTATACGATAATTAAACCTGTCCAATTGTATACCAAGTTGCTAAATAATGAAAGCAATCTTGTACCAAATTTTCGTACTTCCAGTAAACAGTTTTGTTAAGGTTTGAGGAAGGGCGACCCGATCAAATTGAGTGGATTGGAATTTTTCATTAGTGCAGCGGGTCGCCCCTACATATCTTAATTTGGGGTTAGGGTAGATTTGGTTGAGGTGTCATTATATTGTGTCTAGTCTTCTACCCTTTTACCCATTTTACAGGTATTTATTTCTGGCATAGTGGATAGTGTGGCTCTGGGAGCTTGAGCAGTGAGAATTATCGTTCCATCGGGCATTTTTACCCATCCTTGTGCTTCTATAATCGGTTTAGGTTGGACAGGAGTAGATGTAACGGGTTCTTCCTTAAGTTCACTTTGAGTATCAGTATCTAGAGTGACCCAATCACTAACCATGACATCATCACTAAGGAAATCTAACGGACTCGCCGGGATACCGCCGCGACCTGTAATCGTGAAACTACTAGCTAACGCTGCACCTCCAGCATGACAGGAACGGTCAATTAAGTTTTCAGCATCCACTAACCCTGTGGGTAACTCAATCAAGCCTTGATTGGGGTCAATTGAGGTCAATAATTCTAGGTTAAACTCTCCATTAATTCCCAATTCAGAACTGGCGGTAATATCACTCAATGGTGTCAGATTCTCCCGAAACTCTAACCCAAAGATACGCTGAGTGGTGATATCAATTCTCCCCCCTCTTCCCTCAAACGCATTCGCGGTAATATCACTATTTTCGGTAGGAATACCTGTAACAAAACCCGCCTCAATGGTAATATTCCCGCCATCACCACCCGCACCTGCTTGTCCAGCGGTGGTAGAAATTGTACTATTATTCCGTAGGAGTAAGAGGTCATCAACTTGTAGACGAATATTACCCCCATCCCCGGATTCAGTTTGAGTAATCAGTTCTCCTTGCTGGTTGAGTTGAATCAAATTGGCGTCAATTTCGATATCTCCAGCTTTTCCGATTCCCTGGCGACTACTGGCTGTAATTTGAGCGCGATCGCTTACAATAAGTTGTCCCGTCTGTATACTTAAATTCCCTGCATCTTGGTCACCACTGGTTTCACTGGTGATTTTACTTCTTAATTGGGGGTTATCAAGCGCTGTTCCCCTCACTTCTACCAGTTCAGATGCATTAATAGTTAAGCGTCCCCCTTGACCCTCACCAGTGGTTCGCACCGACACTTCTGCACCATCGCGAACAATTAATTTTCCTGTATCAATAGTTATCATTCCAGCGCTTCCCGTTCCTAATGTTT contains:
- a CDS encoding carbohydrate kinase family protein; the protein is MTNPRVLCLGEILFDRLANQVGRSLEQVESWTPYPGGAPANVACALVKLGTPAAFIGAVGVDEPGNQLVQLLEDVGVDSSGVQRHPTAPTRQVYVLRSEKGDREFAGFGDFDTSQFADAFLDDSKLPESLFEGADYLVLGTLELAYPQTRQAIYKALDLANRYDVKVLVDINWRPMFWSDPSKAKPLIEEFVKQIDFLKIAKEEGELFFDTSDAGAITHRLDSVEGVLVTNGDQDITYCLGEQEDTFSPFTMNVQDTTGAGDGFVAGFIHQLCQKGLTCLATPESARDVVKYASAVGGLTTLKPGAIAAQPTRREVEAFLKENG
- a CDS encoding M28 family peptidase yields the protein MLLSKPWWKIPLLNRSGVIRLAILSIILLIVIFGAWFLMIRMPGESYHGELPPLTQKEVTLQNALQQDVEKLAGEIGRRNYLYYDGLIAATDFLERELSQAGYKVKRQGYEIDNQTYYNLEVEIIGTEKPQEIVVVGGHYDSVYTSPAANDNGTGAAATLELARLFAGKQPARTLRFVEFVNEEPPFFQTDDMGSLVYAKQCRDRKENIVAMLSLETMGYYSNKIGSQQYPFPLDRIYPLQGNFIGFIGNLGSRKLVHNVVASFRRHAKFPSEGATLPHKIPGVGWSDQWAFWQQGYPGVMVTDTAPFRYPYYHTDEDTPDKVDYERLARVVAGLEQVITELAGNKVR
- a CDS encoding DNA adenine methylase gives rise to the protein MRARPFLKWAGGKSQLIKEIDKLLPEELNQGKINRYIEPFVGGGAVFLYIAQLGKIEEFFICDINPELILAYKTIQKNVEDLIKLLSKLQDKYLSFDAEERKQYFYQIRSQFNLQRQQIDFHTYYPDWVERTAHLIFLNRTCFNGLFRVNSKGEFNVPIGRYKQPKICHADNLRAVAQILKNTQIHYGDFTASEAFVDHRSLVYFDPPYRPLNKTANFTSYSQEIFDDSSQLRLRDFFRVLDHKGAKLILSNSDPKNENLEDNFFEVAYAEYHIKRVKAQRTINSKSTRRGRIYELLIRNY
- the pedR gene encoding photosynthetic electron transport-dependent transcriptional regulator PedR, producing the protein MAGGKSDKSVSLSDRELQIVDLVAAGLTNQEIAQDLEISKRTVDNHISNILQKTHTDNRVALVRWALQWGKVCLNDINCCTLPPKPNSNDEVVS